GCCCGACCACGACGGGCCGTTCGATGCCGAGGCGCTGCATCGCCTCGATCAGCAAGACGGCCTGCTGCCGCGGATCGTGTAGCGGCGCTGCTGCGTTCTCGCTGTAGCCGAACCCGGGTCGATCGAACGCAATCACCCGGTAGCTGCGGGACAGATCCGCCATCAGGCCGCAGCCGATGAAATCGTTGGCGAATGCCCCATTGCCATGCAGCAGCACCACCGGCTCGCCGCTGCCTTGTTCCAGGTAGTGCAGCTGCGTGCCGTCGACGTCGACAAAGCCACCACGCGGTGGATGTGCAACCTCGGCCTGCCTGGCCTTGCGGGTGAACCATACCGCGCCCGCCGCGGCGAGTGCGCCGACGGCCAGGACGATCGACAGGCCGCGATTCCGTTCTGCTGCCATTGCAAGCCTCCATTGATGTGATGCGACCTCTCAGCAAGCAGCGCGCCCATGAGGCTGCATTCAGGCGTGGTGGCGGTGCTGTAACTTCTGCCAAAGGCGTTGTAAACGCTGCGTGGCGTGCGACGGCGGTCCGTCAGGCGTTGAGCGAGGCCGCCGCGGGCGAGCGGCATGGGGCTTGCCCAGCCTGGGACACCCAAACCGAGGAGGGATTTACCATGGCTCAAACCGATGCTCGGCGCGTCAGCAAGACCGCCAATCCGACCACACCCGGCCAGCAGGACGCCCGGCGTATCGATGCCGATCTGGATGCGCAAGAGGGAGATCAGCTTGGTTTCGGCCAGGAGGCGTACCCCGGCAGCCTTGTCGGCGGTCAGGGGCAAGCCGGCGAAGGGCAGGGCAGCTATCCGGTTCGCAACGCGGGCAATCCCGGCAATCTGGCCAGCCAGGGTGGCTACGGCCAGAACGATACGCTGGAAGGCACCGTAGGCAGCCCGCTCGCGGACAGCGAAACCCATCACCACTACCGGCGCTGGCGGGATGCCCACCTCAACCGCCTCGACGACGACTACTCCGCCTGGATGGATGAGCGTAAGGCGCATTTCAGCGAGGAATTCGAGGCATGGCGGCGCGAGCGCAAGCCATCCTGATCATGGGCGGCGCGCGGCGCAGGGGTTGGTTTTCTCGCGTTGCCGACAGCGTTGCGCACACGGTCCGCAGGATATGTGATCCTATGCGCCGATTGCCCGAACGAAGGCGCGGTTTTGGCAGCAGCCCGCCAAGCGACTATAGAGCCGACGCCGGGTGCGCTCGATGTGATCAAATGCGGCTTGGCGCGGGCGGTTTGCTTCGGCCCGCGCGAAAAACCAGGGATGGGAAGCGCCGGCCCGGCCGGCGCGGAACGGAGGAAGAGATACACCCATGTATACGGCGACTTTCACCTTTGCCAAGGGCGAGTACGACGCTGAATTTCATGCCCTCGACCAGGCGATCGCCGAGTTTGCCAAGGCGATCCCCGGCTATGCGGGCGAGGAAGCCTGGGAAAACGCCGAAACCGGTCTGATCTCGACCGTGTATTACTGGGAAACGCTCGAAGCACTGCAGCAGCTGATTGCCCACCCCAAG
This region of Chitinolyticbacter meiyuanensis genomic DNA includes:
- a CDS encoding antibiotic biosynthesis monooxygenase family protein, with protein sequence MYTATFTFAKGEYDAEFHALDQAIAEFAKAIPGYAGEEAWENAETGLISTVYYWETLEALQQLIAHPKHLIAKQQQAKWINGYQIVIGQVLRSYGDGGIPHPLAASPQTAAAADRSA